From a region of the Sebastes umbrosus isolate fSebUmb1 chromosome 10, fSebUmb1.pri, whole genome shotgun sequence genome:
- the zgc:123010 gene encoding stress-induced-phosphoprotein 1 isoform X2 produces the protein MVALMKFTRDICRLLGLGSGPPVQQQEEQMDCGAASDPRDDAILSQDALNGEEDLSEEEKARRRAERRKAKRKQRRKRKKQEQVKQNESTERDDEDEDGGAESELDESESEAEVGAEEEKNEAKYDAIPVMAPSGQQKTQDRPAEEEPEWDVSSAFFANAASHIKPKGSSRKSKENKENEARRETNGTDTMTKKSASLTEKGIKLVQEGQYAQAVSMFTEAIKCDPKDYRFFGNRSYCYYCLEQHPQALADAERSIQLAPDWPKGHFRKGSALMGMKRYSEAERAMEQVLKLDKDCEEAVNDLFNCKVLQLMELGIDEVQSVLLLEKFSTVQAVLASCSDASRAGCQDPSVVQPGSPCPSLWVGNVTTELTEKHLWDLFKMYGEIESIRVLHERFCAFVNFKNANMAARAMEKLNGYCIENTRLVVRYPDRRTQRVLPIPLKTCLPVTQQAGAAVGPRRRGPVNEDECYFWRTTGCHFGDKCRYKHIPDQKGKDRKPWQP, from the exons ATGGTTGCACTCATGAAATTCACCAGAGATATATGCAGGCTGTTGGGACTCGGGAGCG GCCCCCctgtccagcagcaggaggagcagatGGACTGCGGTGCCGCAAGTGACCCAAGAGATGATGCCATTTTGTCACAG gatgCATTAAATGGAGAAGAGGATCTGAGTGAAGAGGAGAAGGCCAGACGGAGGGCAGAGCGACGCAAAGCCAAGAGGAAG CAACGTCGAAAACGTAAGAAGCAGGAGCAGGTTAAGCAAAATGAGAGTACTGAACGG gatgatgaagatgaagatggaggTGCAGAGTCTGAACTGGATGAGAGCGAGTCAGAAGCGGAAGTCGGtgctgaggaggagaaaaatgAGGCAAAGTATGACGCCATTCCAGTCATGGCTCCTTCAGGACAACAGAAGACCCAGGACAGACCCGCTGAAGAG GAGCCAGAGTGGGATGTGAGCAGTGCCTTCTTTGCTAATGCTGCTAGCCATATCAAACCCAAAGGATCGAGTCGCAAGTCCAAAGAAAACAAGGAGAACGAGGCCAGGAGAGAG ACAAATGGAACTGACACTATGACCAAGAAAAGCGCGTCACTGACTG AAAAAGGCATAAAGCTGGTGCAGGAGGGGCAGTACGCACAAGCTGTCAGTATGTTTACAGAAGCCATCAAATGTGATCCAAAGGATTACAG GTTCTTTGGGAATCGTTcctactgctattactgcttGGAGCAGCACCCTCAGGCCCTGGCAGATGCTGAACGCTCCATTCAGCTGGCCCCGGACTGGCCCAAAGGACACTTCCGCAAGGGCAGTGCTCTCATGGGCATGAAG CGATACAGTGAGGCAGAGAGGGCCATGGAGCAGGTGCTGAAACTCgacaaagactgtgaggagGCAGTCAATGACCTCTTTAACTGCAAAGTGCTCCAGTTAATG GAGCTTGGTATTGATGAAGTGCAAAGTGTCCTACTGCTGGAGAAATTTTCAACTGTGCAGGCTGTTCTGGCATCTTGTTCTGATGCTTCCAGGG ctgGGTGCCAAGATCCATCAGTTGTGCAACCAGG AAGCCCTTGCCCGTCTCTGTGGGTGGGAAATGTGACCACTGAGCTAACTGAGAAACACCTATGggacctttttaaaat GTACGGTGAGATTGAGAGTATCCGCGTTCTGCACGAGAGATTCTGTGCCTTTGTCAACTTCAAGAATGCAAACATGGCAGCTCGTGCCATGGAGAAACTGAAC GGTTATTGTATTGAGAACACACGTTTAGTGGTGCGCTATCCTGACCGTCGCACTCAGAGGGTCCTCCCAATTCCACTCAAGACCTGTCTCCCTGTCACACAGCAGGCAGGAGCAGCTGTTGG ACCTCGACGACGCGGCCCAGTGAACGAAGACGAGTGTTACTTCTGGAGAACCACCGGCTGCCATTTCGGGGACAAGTGTCGCTACAAACACATTCCTGATCAGAAAGGCAAGGACAGGAAGCCATGGCAGCCTTGA
- the zgc:123010 gene encoding stress-induced-phosphoprotein 1 isoform X1: protein MVALMKFTRDICRLLGLGSGPPVQQQEEQMDCGAASDPRDDAILSQDALNGEEDLSEEEKARRRAERRKAKRKQRRKRKKQEQVKQNESTERDDEDEDGGAESELDESESEAEVGAEEEKNEAKYDAIPVMAPSGQQKTQDRPAEEEPEWDVSSAFFANAASHIKPKGSSRKSKENKENEARRETNGTDTMTKKSASLTAEKGIKLVQEGQYAQAVSMFTEAIKCDPKDYRFFGNRSYCYYCLEQHPQALADAERSIQLAPDWPKGHFRKGSALMGMKRYSEAERAMEQVLKLDKDCEEAVNDLFNCKVLQLMELGIDEVQSVLLLEKFSTVQAVLASCSDASRAGCQDPSVVQPGSPCPSLWVGNVTTELTEKHLWDLFKMYGEIESIRVLHERFCAFVNFKNANMAARAMEKLNGYCIENTRLVVRYPDRRTQRVLPIPLKTCLPVTQQAGAAVGPRRRGPVNEDECYFWRTTGCHFGDKCRYKHIPDQKGKDRKPWQP, encoded by the exons ATGGTTGCACTCATGAAATTCACCAGAGATATATGCAGGCTGTTGGGACTCGGGAGCG GCCCCCctgtccagcagcaggaggagcagatGGACTGCGGTGCCGCAAGTGACCCAAGAGATGATGCCATTTTGTCACAG gatgCATTAAATGGAGAAGAGGATCTGAGTGAAGAGGAGAAGGCCAGACGGAGGGCAGAGCGACGCAAAGCCAAGAGGAAG CAACGTCGAAAACGTAAGAAGCAGGAGCAGGTTAAGCAAAATGAGAGTACTGAACGG gatgatgaagatgaagatggaggTGCAGAGTCTGAACTGGATGAGAGCGAGTCAGAAGCGGAAGTCGGtgctgaggaggagaaaaatgAGGCAAAGTATGACGCCATTCCAGTCATGGCTCCTTCAGGACAACAGAAGACCCAGGACAGACCCGCTGAAGAG GAGCCAGAGTGGGATGTGAGCAGTGCCTTCTTTGCTAATGCTGCTAGCCATATCAAACCCAAAGGATCGAGTCGCAAGTCCAAAGAAAACAAGGAGAACGAGGCCAGGAGAGAG ACAAATGGAACTGACACTATGACCAAGAAAAGCGCGTCACTGACTG cAGAAAAAGGCATAAAGCTGGTGCAGGAGGGGCAGTACGCACAAGCTGTCAGTATGTTTACAGAAGCCATCAAATGTGATCCAAAGGATTACAG GTTCTTTGGGAATCGTTcctactgctattactgcttGGAGCAGCACCCTCAGGCCCTGGCAGATGCTGAACGCTCCATTCAGCTGGCCCCGGACTGGCCCAAAGGACACTTCCGCAAGGGCAGTGCTCTCATGGGCATGAAG CGATACAGTGAGGCAGAGAGGGCCATGGAGCAGGTGCTGAAACTCgacaaagactgtgaggagGCAGTCAATGACCTCTTTAACTGCAAAGTGCTCCAGTTAATG GAGCTTGGTATTGATGAAGTGCAAAGTGTCCTACTGCTGGAGAAATTTTCAACTGTGCAGGCTGTTCTGGCATCTTGTTCTGATGCTTCCAGGG ctgGGTGCCAAGATCCATCAGTTGTGCAACCAGG AAGCCCTTGCCCGTCTCTGTGGGTGGGAAATGTGACCACTGAGCTAACTGAGAAACACCTATGggacctttttaaaat GTACGGTGAGATTGAGAGTATCCGCGTTCTGCACGAGAGATTCTGTGCCTTTGTCAACTTCAAGAATGCAAACATGGCAGCTCGTGCCATGGAGAAACTGAAC GGTTATTGTATTGAGAACACACGTTTAGTGGTGCGCTATCCTGACCGTCGCACTCAGAGGGTCCTCCCAATTCCACTCAAGACCTGTCTCCCTGTCACACAGCAGGCAGGAGCAGCTGTTGG ACCTCGACGACGCGGCCCAGTGAACGAAGACGAGTGTTACTTCTGGAGAACCACCGGCTGCCATTTCGGGGACAAGTGTCGCTACAAACACATTCCTGATCAGAAAGGCAAGGACAGGAAGCCATGGCAGCCTTGA
- the pyroxd2 gene encoding pyridine nucleotide-disulfide oxidoreductase domain-containing protein 2 translates to MAAAVWTGPGRRTVTAVGTVTRSRSTSSHIAVKPQYDALVIGGGHNGLVAAAYLQKGGLRTAVLERRHVLGGAAVSEEIFPGFHFSRCSYLLSLLRPHIYADLELKKHGLKVYMRDPHAFTPMLEDGVGGAPPRSLTLSSDMAMNQMEIGKFSQKDAKAYPEFGAYLEKLAGAIHPLLDAPPVDIPGVTTGSLRKRLAAAKTLRPIVKCGLKLGRNIPDFYEIVTAPITKILNRWFESEPLRATLATDAVIGAMTSPSNPGSGYVLLHHVMGELEKEKGSWGYVEGGMGGVSQAIASSARSYGVDIFTEKDVGQVLVGSDGAAKGVVLKDGTEIHSKVVLSNATPYVTFKKLTPQAALSPEFIKAVDQIDYTSPVTKINVAVNKLPNFLASPTPDDKPGPHHQCSIHLNCESVELLETAYKEAVNGRCSTRPMLEMTIPSVLDPTLAPPGCHVVSLFTQFTPYHIEGREWTDQDREAFADTAFDWVEQYAPGFKKSVVGRDVLTPPDLERIFGLTGGNIFHGSMSLDQLYLARPLPSLSDYRSPIKGLYLCGSGSHPGGGVMGSPGWNAALTVMADLKRHI, encoded by the exons ATGGCTGCAGCGGTGTGGACTGGTCCAGGACGGAGGACTGTGACTGCTGTGGGGACAGTGACCAGATCCAGATCCACATCCAGTCACATCGCTGTGAAACCCCAGTATGACGCACTGGTCATCGGAGGAG GACACAATGGACTGGTGGCA gctgcCTATCTTCAGAAGGGAGGATTGAGGACAGCGGTGCTGGAGCGTAGACATGTTCTGGGAGGAGCAGCTGTTTCAGAGGAAATCTTTCCTG GTTTCCACTTCTCCAGGTGTTCCTATCTGCTCAGTTTATTGAGACCCCACATATACGCAGACTTGGAGCTCAAG AAACATGGGCTGAAGGTGTATATGAGGGACCCCCATGCTTTCACCCCCATGTTGGAGGATGGCGTGGGCGGTGCCCCACCGAGGTCTCTCACCCTAAGCTCTGATATGGCCATGAATCAGATGGAGATCGGCAAGTTCTCACAGAAGGACGCTAAG GCCTATCCAGAGTTTGGTGCATACCTTGAGAAGCTAGCCGGAGCTATCCACCCTCTTCTGGATGCTCCTCCTGTAGACATTCCAGGTGTTACCACTGGATCACTGAGGAAGCGGCTGGCTGCAGCTAAAACACTGAGGCCTATTGTTAAATGTG GTCTGAAGCTGGGCAGAAACATTCCAGACTTTTACGAGATTGTAACTGCACCAATAACAAAG ATCCTCAATCGGTGGTTTGAGTCGGAGCCGCTGAGAGCAACATTGGCGACTGATGCTGTGATAGGAGCCATGACCAGTCCAAGTAATCCTGGCAGTGG GTATGTGCTCTTGCACCACGTGATGGGAgagctggagaaggagaagggaTCGTGGGGTTATGTGGAGGGAGGCATGGGAGGCGTGTCTCAGGCTATTGCTAGCTCCGCTCGATCCTACGGTGTAGACATTTTCACTGAGAAG GATGTGGGACAGGTCCTGGTTGGTTCAGATGGTGCTGCCAAGGGAGTGGTGCTAAAGGATGGCACAGAGATCCACAGCAAAGTTGTTTTATCAAATGCTACCCCATATGTTACCTTCAAGAAGCTCACGCCACAG GCCGCCCTTTCTCCAGAGTTCATCAAAGCTGTAGATCAGATAGACTACACCTCACCTGTGACCAAGATCAACG TGGCAGTGAACAAGCTACCTAACTTCCTGGCATCTCCCACACCAGATGATAAACCTGGACCCCACCATCAGTGCTCCATTCATCTCAACTGTGAAAGCGTGGAGCTCCTGGAGACTGCATACAAAGAGGCCGTGAATGGACGTTGCTCAACAAG ACCCATGCTGGAGATGACCATCCCCTCTGTGTTGGATCCTACTCTGGCTCCCCCTGGCTGCCACGTGGTGTCACTGTTCACCCAATTCACCCCCTACCACATAGAGGGCAGGGAGTGGACTGACCAGGACAGGGAGGCCTTCGCAGACACTG CATTTGACTGGGTGGAGCAATACGCCCCTGGGTTTAAAAAGTCGGTGGTGGGCAGGGACGTCCTGACTCCACCTGACCTGGAGAGGATCTTTGGGCTCACCGGAGGG AATATCTTCCATGGATCAATGTCGCTGGACCAGCTCTACCTAGCACGACCTTTGCCCTCTCTCTCAGACTACCGTTCACCAATTAAAGGGCTGTACCTGTGTGGCAGTGGCTCTCATCCAG gtggtgGTGTGATGGGTTCACCTGGCTGGAATGCAGCGCTCACCGTCATGGCTGACCTGAAACGTCACATCTGA
- the slc25a28 gene encoding mitoferrin-2: protein MEADGFVRRRRMTAETAGSDPGVAGASAGAEVRWLGGRFWGVSESIVGSLTPRIGGETELQTVDFIRKDAPDAAQTEECEPDYEGLPQGASTSTHMLAGAVAGIMEHCLMFPIDCVKTRMQSLQPDPAARYRNVMDALRRIVATEGVWRPMRGLNATAVGAGPAHALYFASYEKLKKTLSDVIHPGANSHLANGTAGCVATLLHDAIMNPAEVVKQRMQMYNSPYRGVMDCVRAVWQKEGPAAFYRSYTTQLTMNVPFQALHFMTYEYLQEVLNPHRQYNPSSHMLSGALAGAIAAAATTPLDVCKTLLNTQESLTLSSLPSGQGPGQGQGAHRQITGLAHAFRTVYRLGGLQGFFRGVQARIIYQMPSTAISWSVYEFFKYGLTKHQHDKRRSQHMEAEI from the exons ATGGAAGCAGATGGATTCGTGAGGAGGCGTCGGATGACAGCGGAGACTGCAGGCAGTGATCCCGGGGTTGCTGGTGCATCTGCCGGGGCAGAAGTTCGATGGCTGGGGGGCAGGTTCTGGGGAGTTTCTGAAAGTATCGTGGGCAGCCTGACACCTCGGATCGGAGGAGAAACGGAGCTGCAGACTGTTGATTTTATCCGCAAAGATGCACCAGATGCTGCACAGACAGAGGAGTGTGAGCCGGACTATGAGGGCTTGCCACAGGGAGCCTCCACCAGCACCCACATGTTGGCTGGAGCCGTGGCCGGGATCATGGAGCACTGCCTCATGTTCCCCATCGACTGTGTCAAG ACGCGCATGCAGAGCCTCCAGCCCGACCCTGCAGCCCGCTACAGGAACGTGATGGACGCTCTTCGCCGAATTGTGGCCACGGAGGGAGTCTGGCGGCCAATGAGAGGGCTGAATGCAACAGCAGTTGGGGCGGGACCTGCCCATGCCCTCTATTTTGCCAGCTATGAGAAACTCAAAAAGACTCTAAGTGATGTCATTCACCCAGGGGCTAACAGTCATTTGGCTAATG GAACAGCTGGGTGTGTGGCCACGCTGCTTCACGATGCAATCATGAACCCAGCCGAAG TTGTGAAGCAGCGCATGCAGATGTATAATTCGCCTTACCGCGGCGTGATGGACTGTGTACGCGCCGTGTGGCAGAAAGAGGGCCCAGCTGCGTTTTACCGCAGCTACACCACCCAGCTCACCATGAACGTGCCCTTCCAGGCGCTCCATTTCATGACCTACGAGTACCTCCAGGAGGTGCTCAACCCCCACAGACAGTACAACCCCTCGTCCCACATGTTGTCCGGAGCTTTGGCCGGAGCCATCGCGGCCGCAGCCACCACGCCCCTGGATGTCTGCAAGACCCTGCTCAACACCCAGGAGTCCCTCACCCTCAGCTCCCTTCCTTCTGGTCAAGGCCCCGGCCAGGGACAAGGAGCCCACAGACAAATCACAGGCCTGGCCCACGCCTTCCGGACGGTTTACAGGCTGGGCGGCCTGCAGGGCTTCTTCAGGGGAGTCCAGGCGAGGATCATCTACCAGATGCCCTCCACCGCCATCAGCTGGTCGGTCTACGAGTTCTTCAAGTACGGACTCACCAAGCACCAGCACGACAAGAGGAGATCGCAGCACATGGAGGCTGAGATCTAG